A single region of the Chiroxiphia lanceolata isolate bChiLan1 chromosome 20, bChiLan1.pri, whole genome shotgun sequence genome encodes:
- the KCTD7 gene encoding BTB/POZ domain-containing protein KCTD7: MFQWQRRLLLLGVRELSSATAAYPADLLPRARGMVVVTGQNKVSGNPDDAMSSSDAEDDFQEPATPTATQAGQALPLLPQEFPEVVPLNVGGMYFTTRLSTLRRYEDTMLAAMFSGRHYIPTDAEGRYFIDRDGTYFGDILNFLRSGDLPPRERVRSVYKEAQYYSIGPLLDNLEDIQPLKGEKVRQAFLGLMPYYKDHLERIIEIAKLRAMQRKARFAKLKVCVFKEEMPITPYECPHFNSLRFERSESETKLFEHHCEVDVSFGPWEAVADVYDLLHCIVTDLSDRGITVDHQCIGVCDKHLINHYYCKRPIYEFKITW; this comes from the exons ATGTTCCAATGGCAAAGGAGGCTGTTACTCCTGGGTGTAAGAGAACTAAG CAGTGCCACGGCTGCCTACCCAGCAGACCTGCTCCCGAGAGCCAGAGGGATGGTGGTAGTTACGGGGCAGAACAAAGTGAGCGGAAACCCGGATGATGCCATGTCGAGCTCGGATGCAGAGGATGATTTCCAAGAGCCGGCCACTCCTACTGCAACCCAGGCAGGACAAGCTCTACCTCTGCTGCCCCAGGAG TTTCCAGAAGTTGTCCCCCTGAACGTGGGAGGGATGTACTTTACCACGAGACTGTCCACCCTGAGGCGTTACGAGGACACCATGCTGGCAGCCATGTTCAGCGGGAGGCACTACATCCCCACGGATGCTGAGGGCAGGTACTTCATCGACAGAGATGGAACCTACTTTGG agacaTACTTAACTTTCTACGCTCTGGTGACCTGCCACCAAGAGAACGAGTGAGGTCAGTTTACAAGGAAGCTCAGTATTATTCCATAGGACCATTGCTAGACAATCTAGAGGATATCCAGcctctgaaaggagaaaaagttaGACAAGCTTTCCTGGGCCTAATGCCATATTACAAAG atcacTTGGAACGGATAATCGAAATAGCAAAGCTCCGAGCTATGCAGAGAAAAGCGAGATTTGCAAAACTGAAGGTCTGTGTCTTCAAAGAGGAGATGCCCATCACTCCCTACGAGTGCCCCCACTTCAATTCCCTGCGTTTTGAGAGGAGTGAGAGCGAGACCAAGCTGTTTGAGCACCACTGTGAGGTGGATGTGTCCTTTGGCCCCTGGGAGGCCGTGGCCGATGTCTACGACCTGCTGCACTGTATCGTGACAGACCTGTCTGACAGGGGCATCACTGTGGATCACCAGTGCATTGGGGTGTGTGACAAACACCTCATCAACCACTACTACTGCAAGAGGCCCATCTATGAGTTCAAGATCACTTGGTG A